A single region of the Aeromonas hydrophila subsp. hydrophila ATCC 7966 genome encodes:
- a CDS encoding ABC transporter ATP-binding protein, with protein sequence MKKNRIKLENVNLHYASVAYKERSLKSLLSGALKKGKAEHSISDIHALKNITLEINNGERVGLLGHNGAGKSTFLKTVAGLYPISSGKLIVEGQVRSLFDLSLGFEPDATGRENILYRGLLLGLSPTFMKEKENEIVEFAGLGEFIDYPIKTYSAGMQVRLAFAISTAVGGDILLLDEVIGAGDAQFMAKAKNRIMSLIENAEILVLASHDFSALKNICSRGIVFHHGEYIFDGPIDDAIIAYKRVNNLDLT encoded by the coding sequence ATGAAAAAAAATAGAATTAAACTTGAGAATGTTAACCTTCATTATGCATCGGTAGCTTATAAAGAGCGATCGCTAAAGTCCCTTTTGTCTGGAGCTTTAAAAAAAGGAAAAGCTGAACACTCAATCTCTGATATTCATGCATTAAAGAATATTACTTTGGAAATAAATAATGGAGAGCGGGTTGGACTCTTGGGGCACAATGGCGCCGGAAAAAGCACATTTCTTAAAACAGTGGCTGGTCTTTATCCTATATCTAGTGGTAAATTAATTGTTGAAGGGCAAGTGCGTTCTCTTTTTGATTTGAGTCTAGGTTTTGAACCAGATGCAACAGGCCGAGAAAATATTCTCTATCGCGGTCTTCTGCTTGGTCTCTCTCCTACCTTTATGAAAGAGAAAGAAAATGAGATCGTTGAGTTCGCAGGTCTGGGAGAGTTTATTGATTATCCAATTAAAACTTACTCTGCAGGGATGCAAGTCAGACTAGCATTTGCCATATCCACGGCTGTTGGTGGCGATATATTACTGCTCGATGAGGTGATTGGTGCCGGTGATGCCCAGTTTATGGCAAAGGCTAAAAACAGAATAATGAGCCTGATTGAGAATGCTGAAATACTGGTTTTAGCATCACATGATTTCAGTGCCTTGAAAAATATTTGCTCAAGAGGGATTGTGTTCCATCATGGTGAATACATTTTTGATGGCCCCATTGATGATGCTATCATAGCTTATAAACGAGTCAATAATCTGGATTT
- a CDS encoding ABC transporter permease has product MSFYYIRGIWDARYFWQHLALSDLRSRWRRSFFGVLWSFIQPLGMTLLISIVFSKMFNTDIVTYAPYILSGIIVWDFVVANTIGGSLAFVQADAYIKQCKHPLAIYTLRTVFSSIIVLALASLSLFAWSIVVLPQNINITWLATLTVFPILALIAWPLSTLLAYIGVRFRDVPHAMGLVMQAIWFISPVYFEERMFRSGGLDWLVDYNPVYHVLQIIRAPLLKGEWPSLENYTFSLITAALLFLLAWLIGRNVEKKVIFYL; this is encoded by the coding sequence ATGAGCTTTTATTACATTCGAGGTATCTGGGATGCTAGATATTTTTGGCAGCATCTCGCTTTATCGGATCTACGCTCTCGTTGGCGGCGTTCTTTTTTCGGTGTTTTGTGGTCGTTTATTCAACCTTTAGGTATGACGTTATTAATATCGATAGTTTTTAGTAAGATGTTTAATACAGACATAGTGACATATGCACCCTATATTTTGTCGGGGATCATAGTCTGGGATTTTGTCGTAGCCAATACCATTGGTGGTTCACTTGCGTTTGTGCAAGCCGATGCCTACATTAAACAATGTAAGCATCCACTAGCAATATACACATTACGTACTGTATTTAGCAGCATCATAGTGCTTGCCCTCGCCAGTTTGTCACTATTTGCTTGGTCAATTGTTGTCTTGCCACAAAATATAAATATAACTTGGCTAGCCACCTTAACTGTTTTCCCAATATTGGCACTTATTGCTTGGCCATTATCAACGTTGCTAGCTTATATCGGTGTTAGATTCAGAGATGTGCCGCATGCTATGGGATTAGTCATGCAAGCAATATGGTTTATCTCTCCGGTATATTTCGAGGAACGTATGTTCCGTTCTGGCGGGTTGGATTGGTTAGTCGATTACAATCCTGTGTATCATGTATTGCAAATTATAAGAGCACCACTACTAAAAGGTGAGTGGCCCAGTCTGGAAAACTATACATTTAGTCTAATAACTGCTGCTCTCCTATTTTTACTTGCGTGGCTTATTGGTCGAAATGTAGAGAAAAAAGTGATCTTCTACCTATGA
- a CDS encoding DegT/DnrJ/EryC1/StrS family aminotransferase: protein MIPVYQPRLSGNEKKYVNECLDSTWISSKGEFINRFESAFSKYIGAEYCTTVSNGTVALHLAMAALGIGPGDEVIVPSFTYIASVNTIIQTGAKVVYVDSLPDTWNIDVNDVITKITAKTKAVMAVHLYGLPCDMDALVDVCKKHNLFLIEDCAEAFGTLYKNKHVGTFGDVATFSFFGNKTITTGEGGMVVSKDKIVHELACHLKSQGVSKLKEYWHDALAFNYRMTNICAAIGLAQLEQADEIIAKKREIACCYQRRLNHLPITFHKEIENARHSYWMCSILVENAQDRDLLRNVLKNNGVETRPLFPLSNTMPHVFTEQKFPVAEDISSRGMNLPSYPELSESDIDFICKVIVDFYLNK, encoded by the coding sequence ATGATTCCAGTATATCAACCAAGATTGTCTGGTAATGAAAAAAAATACGTTAATGAATGCCTTGATTCAACGTGGATCTCTTCAAAAGGTGAATTTATTAACAGATTTGAATCTGCATTTTCAAAGTATATTGGTGCAGAATATTGTACAACGGTTAGTAATGGTACCGTGGCACTGCATTTGGCGATGGCTGCTTTAGGTATTGGTCCTGGTGATGAGGTCATTGTTCCTTCATTCACATATATTGCTTCAGTAAATACCATCATTCAGACCGGTGCCAAAGTTGTCTATGTAGACTCGTTACCAGATACATGGAACATCGATGTCAATGACGTGATAACAAAAATCACAGCAAAGACTAAGGCTGTCATGGCTGTGCATCTTTATGGTTTACCATGTGACATGGATGCATTAGTAGATGTTTGTAAAAAACATAACTTGTTTTTGATAGAAGACTGTGCGGAAGCTTTTGGCACTCTTTATAAAAATAAGCATGTTGGTACATTTGGTGACGTGGCGACATTCAGTTTCTTTGGCAATAAGACAATAACAACCGGTGAAGGTGGTATGGTTGTTTCAAAGGATAAAATTGTCCATGAATTGGCATGTCATTTGAAGAGCCAGGGGGTCTCGAAGCTTAAAGAGTATTGGCATGACGCGTTGGCATTTAACTATCGCATGACCAATATATGTGCTGCGATTGGTTTGGCACAATTAGAACAAGCAGATGAGATCATTGCCAAAAAGAGAGAGATTGCCTGCTGTTACCAGCGTCGATTGAACCATTTACCGATTACGTTCCACAAAGAGATTGAGAATGCCAGACATTCATACTGGATGTGCTCGATCCTTGTAGAAAATGCACAAGATAGAGATTTGCTCAGAAATGTTCTAAAAAATAATGGTGTCGAGACAAGGCCATTGTTTCCTTTATCTAACACAATGCCACATGTATTTACAGAACAGAAGTTTCCTGTTGCTGAAGATATCAGTTCAAGAGGCATGAATTTACCAAGTTACCCTGAGTTATCTGAAAGTGATATTGATTTTATCTGCAAAGTAATCGTTGATTTTTACTTAAATAAATAG
- the gmd gene encoding GDP-mannose 4,6-dehydratase has translation MSKKVALITGVTGQDGSYLAEFLLEKGYEVHGIKRRASQFNTQRVDHIYKDPHEENVDFKLHYGDLTDSSNLTRIIAEVQPDEVYNLGAQSHVAVSFDSPEYTADVDAIGTLRLLEAIRFLGLTKKTRFYQASTSELYGLVQEIPQRETTPFYPRSPYAVAKMYAYWITVNYREAYGMYACNGILFNHESPRRGETFVTRKITRGLANIAQGLEKCLYMGNMDSLRDWGHARDYVKMQWMMLQQEQPEDFVIATGVQYSVREFIKIAAAELGIELSFIGSGVDEKAVVSAISGDKAPALKVGDIIVCVDPRYFRPAEVETLLGDPSNAKNKLGWEPETTLAEMVQEMVAYDLQQARQHALLKSHGFDVNVSVE, from the coding sequence ATGTCCAAGAAAGTAGCATTGATTACTGGGGTGACTGGTCAGGATGGTTCATATCTGGCTGAATTTCTATTAGAGAAGGGTTATGAAGTGCATGGTATTAAGCGCCGTGCATCTCAGTTTAATACACAACGTGTAGACCACATTTATAAAGATCCCCATGAGGAAAATGTTGATTTTAAACTGCATTACGGCGACTTAACTGATTCATCAAATCTAACGAGAATTATAGCCGAAGTTCAACCCGATGAAGTTTACAATCTTGGTGCTCAATCTCATGTCGCTGTTAGTTTTGATTCTCCAGAATATACTGCGGATGTTGATGCGATCGGCACTTTGCGCTTATTGGAAGCTATTCGTTTCTTGGGGCTGACCAAAAAAACTCGATTTTATCAGGCATCGACATCCGAACTATACGGCCTAGTGCAAGAAATTCCGCAGCGAGAGACAACGCCTTTTTATCCGCGCAGCCCTTATGCCGTTGCTAAAATGTATGCGTATTGGATCACGGTGAATTATCGTGAGGCATACGGTATGTATGCTTGTAATGGTATTTTGTTTAATCATGAGTCCCCCCGTCGTGGTGAAACATTTGTTACTAGAAAAATAACTCGAGGTTTGGCAAATATTGCTCAAGGTCTCGAAAAGTGCCTGTATATGGGGAATATGGACTCATTACGCGATTGGGGACATGCAAGAGACTATGTCAAGATGCAATGGATGATGTTGCAACAAGAGCAACCAGAGGATTTTGTGATTGCAACTGGAGTGCAATATAGTGTCCGTGAATTTATAAAAATCGCTGCTGCCGAGTTAGGTATTGAATTAAGCTTCATTGGGAGTGGTGTCGATGAGAAAGCCGTTGTTTCGGCTATTTCTGGAGATAAAGCACCGGCATTAAAGGTTGGTGATATTATCGTATGTGTTGATCCGCGTTATTTCAGACCGGCAGAAGTAGAGACACTGCTTGGTGATCCATCTAATGCAAAAAATAAGCTGGGTTGGGAGCCGGAAACGACGCTTGCAGAAATGGTACAAGAGATGGTTGCATATGATTTGCAGCAAGCTCGTCAGCATGCCTTGCTGAAATCACATGGTTTTGATGTTAATGTTAGTGTGGAGTGA
- a CDS encoding phosphohexomutase domain-containing protein (capsular polysaccharide biosynthesis protein; catalyzes the formation of D-mannose 6-phosphate from alpha-D-mannose 1-phosphate), whose amino-acid sequence MNLTCFKAYDIRGKLGDELNIEIAYRIGRATAQYLKATRIAVGGDVRLTSEGLKQALANGILDAGCDVIDLGVTGTEETYFAAFTLDIDGAIEVTASHNPMDYNGMKLVGRDACPISGDSGLNDIRALAEKGDFSVSFRRGTLSKKSILDAYVDHLLTYIKPHQLRPLKLVVNAGNGAAGHVIDVIEQRFNILNIPVEFIKIHHEENGNFPNGIPNPLLPENRDVTSEAVKLHHADMGIAWDGDFDRCFLFDENGIFIEGYYIVGLLAEAFLVENPHERIIHDPRLTWNTIDIVEKSGGIPVQSKTGHAFIKERMRSENAIYGGEMSAHHYFRDFGYCDSGMIPWLLVINLLSLKNSTLSSLVAERVKAYPCSGEINYRVDNALEIIKKLEEVYVPLAVKVEYVDGLSIEMNDWRFNVRISNTEPLLRLNVESKNNISKLTSGLNSLHKMINNI is encoded by the coding sequence ATGAATCTTACTTGTTTTAAAGCTTACGACATTCGTGGAAAGTTGGGTGATGAATTAAACATTGAGATTGCCTATCGTATTGGTCGTGCAACAGCACAATATTTAAAGGCAACGAGAATTGCTGTTGGAGGTGATGTTCGACTAACTAGTGAAGGCTTAAAACAAGCGCTTGCAAACGGTATCCTAGATGCAGGTTGTGATGTTATTGATTTGGGCGTAACGGGTACTGAAGAAACTTATTTTGCAGCCTTCACATTGGATATTGATGGTGCGATAGAAGTTACTGCTAGCCATAATCCTATGGATTATAATGGCATGAAGCTGGTTGGTCGTGATGCTTGTCCAATTAGTGGCGATAGTGGTTTGAATGATATTCGAGCATTGGCTGAAAAGGGGGACTTCAGTGTATCATTTCGGCGAGGTACATTGAGTAAAAAATCGATACTAGATGCTTATGTCGATCATTTACTGACGTATATAAAGCCACATCAATTACGTCCGCTCAAGCTTGTTGTGAATGCAGGTAATGGTGCCGCAGGCCATGTAATTGATGTTATTGAACAACGTTTTAATATCCTTAATATCCCAGTCGAATTTATAAAAATTCATCATGAAGAAAATGGTAATTTTCCCAATGGCATTCCTAATCCATTACTTCCTGAAAATAGAGATGTGACATCAGAAGCTGTAAAATTGCATCATGCTGACATGGGCATTGCGTGGGATGGTGATTTTGATCGCTGCTTTCTGTTCGATGAAAATGGTATTTTCATCGAAGGATATTATATCGTTGGATTATTGGCAGAGGCATTTTTAGTAGAGAATCCTCATGAGAGAATAATTCATGATCCACGCTTGACATGGAATACTATCGATATCGTTGAGAAGTCTGGCGGTATACCTGTACAAAGCAAAACTGGTCATGCTTTTATTAAAGAACGAATGCGCAGTGAAAATGCAATTTATGGTGGTGAAATGAGTGCCCATCACTATTTTCGTGATTTTGGCTACTGTGATAGTGGTATGATTCCATGGTTACTAGTAATTAACTTGTTGTCACTAAAAAATTCCACATTGTCAAGTTTAGTGGCTGAGCGAGTTAAAGCATATCCATGTAGTGGAGAGATAAACTATAGAGTCGATAATGCTCTTGAAATAATAAAGAAGCTTGAAGAGGTTTATGTACCACTCGCTGTCAAGGTAGAATATGTAGATGGTCTTAGTATCGAAATGAACGATTGGCGATTTAATGTTCGCATTTCAAATACGGAGCCACTACTAAGGCTTAATGTTGAAAGTAAAAATAATATAAGCAAGTTAACGTCTGGTTTGAATTCATTACATAAAATGATCAACAACATATAG